In Paracoccus aminophilus JCM 7686, a single window of DNA contains:
- a CDS encoding sigma-54-dependent transcriptional regulator, translated as MRRTMKIAVVDDEPDMRESISQWLVLSGFETEAYPSAEEALKVIGADWPGVVISDIRMPGMDGMQFLKKLMGVDSGLPVIMITGHGDVPMAVEAMRLGAMDFMEKPFNPDRLTELAKRATQARRMTLDNRALRRDLSEGQQVMSKLVGASPVMERLREDILDLGQADGHVLIDGETGTGKTLVAHALHAVGPRATKKFVPISCAAYTDENLTAKLFGPVESGLPAVEEARGGTLCLEDIEMLSEQLQARLLAFIAEQGIPAETRIIAISNARAEGRKAEDSLRPDLFYRLSALKITLPPLRSRGEDILALFTRMTEQFADEYGCEPPQVTAQEAAQLLQAPWPGNVRQLINVAERAVLQNRRGTGSITSLLLADGDESQEATTTEGKPLKEYVESFEKMLIDNTMRRHKGSIAAVMDELCLPRRTLNEKMAKYGLSRSDYL; from the coding sequence ATGAGGCGCACGATGAAGATTGCGGTCGTTGATGATGAACCGGATATGCGCGAATCGATCAGTCAATGGCTGGTGCTTTCGGGCTTTGAAACTGAAGCTTACCCCAGCGCCGAAGAGGCGCTGAAGGTGATCGGTGCCGATTGGCCGGGCGTGGTGATTTCAGATATCCGGATGCCGGGTATGGACGGGATGCAATTCCTGAAAAAGCTGATGGGCGTCGATTCCGGCCTGCCGGTGATTATGATTACCGGGCATGGCGACGTGCCGATGGCGGTCGAGGCAATGCGGCTGGGCGCCATGGATTTCATGGAAAAGCCCTTCAACCCCGACCGGCTGACCGAGCTGGCCAAGCGTGCGACTCAGGCGCGGCGCATGACGCTCGACAACCGCGCTTTGCGCCGCGACCTGTCCGAAGGTCAGCAGGTGATGTCGAAGCTAGTCGGTGCAAGCCCGGTGATGGAGCGGCTGCGCGAGGATATCCTTGATCTCGGCCAAGCCGATGGCCACGTTCTGATCGACGGCGAAACCGGCACCGGCAAGACGCTGGTTGCCCATGCGCTTCATGCCGTGGGCCCGCGCGCGACCAAGAAATTCGTGCCGATTTCCTGCGCCGCCTATACGGACGAGAACCTGACCGCGAAGCTTTTCGGGCCGGTCGAAAGCGGTCTGCCTGCGGTCGAGGAAGCGCGCGGCGGTACGCTGTGCCTTGAAGATATCGAAATGCTGTCCGAACAGCTTCAGGCGCGCCTGCTGGCCTTTATCGCCGAGCAGGGTATCCCGGCAGAAACCCGGATCATCGCAATCTCGAATGCGCGCGCCGAGGGCCGTAAGGCCGAGGATTCGCTGCGTCCGGACCTGTTCTACCGCCTCTCGGCGCTGAAGATCACGCTGCCGCCCCTGCGGTCGCGCGGCGAGGATATCCTTGCGCTCTTTACCCGCATGACCGAGCAATTCGCTGATGAATATGGTTGCGAACCGCCTCAGGTGACCGCTCAGGAAGCCGCCCAGCTTCTGCAAGCGCCCTGGCCCGGCAACGTCCGTCAGCTGATCAACGTCGCCGAGCGCGCGGTTTTGCAAAACCGCCGTGGCACCGGCTCAATCACCTCGCTGCTGCTCGCGGATGGTGATGAAAGCCAGGAGGCGACGACGACCGAGGGCAAGCCGCTCAAGGAATATGTCGAAAGTTTCGAGAAAATGCTGATCGACAATACCATGCGGCGCCACAAGGGCTCGATCGCGGCGGTGATGGACGAACTTTGCCTGCCGCGCCGCACCTTGAACGAGAAAATGGCAAAATACGGGCTGAGCCGGTCAGATTATCTCTGA
- a CDS encoding sensor histidine kinase: protein MATISRWSFRGAVLLLLIVGAVTIWFTNAWLTARFSENTKVRTELRSALYSGNLLSELQRTAVVPLLLARDPALISALRSGDFSTTSARLITAQKEIGAASITLLDASGRTVGATDRNLLGANYVQEPFYVEPLRSRDTVFTVSPSKRGGFEFAYSRAMVAEGRTVGVIVVGADLSRIVRSWAGISDAVAVTDSNGTIILATEPRWRGLTLPEALEVRSAPSAIARAFQVTADWTAVPPDAYVAGKAVMQSETRIPFRGWKMISFTTYDSVRERVNAVLALEIMGFAILLAGLFFLMSRRARVESRAYMRESADLRALNQRLTLEIAERERMQKELRVAEQTVQQSSKLAALGEMSAGVSHELNQPLAAMKTYLAGARVLLQRGRSEEAMSSFQRIDDLIERMGSITRQLKSYARKGGEAFEPVDLRAALSSALAMMEPQLRSRTIRLSRNLPRYPVMVYCDRIRLEQVIINLLRNAIDAIKSVKEPMIEIEVNSGAHAYLSVRDNGPGVSDLEKLFEPFFTTKKPGEGTGLGLAISSGIVSDFGGRLTAHNLSGDGGSGAVFEMELPLHQPGSEARKPVAAE, encoded by the coding sequence ATGGCCACGATCAGCCGGTGGAGCTTTCGCGGCGCCGTGCTTTTGCTGCTCATCGTCGGCGCGGTCACGATCTGGTTCACCAATGCCTGGCTGACCGCCCGTTTTTCGGAAAACACCAAGGTGCGGACCGAGCTGCGCTCGGCGCTTTACAGCGGCAACCTTCTGTCGGAATTGCAGCGCACCGCCGTGGTGCCGCTGCTTCTGGCCCGCGATCCTGCGCTGATTTCCGCGCTGCGCAGCGGCGACTTCTCGACCACCTCGGCGCGGCTGATTACGGCGCAAAAGGAAATCGGCGCGGCTTCGATCACGCTGCTCGATGCCTCGGGGCGCACGGTCGGGGCGACCGACCGCAATCTGCTTGGCGCGAATTACGTCCAAGAGCCGTTTTATGTCGAGCCCTTGCGCTCACGCGATACGGTTTTCACGGTATCTCCCTCGAAACGCGGCGGTTTTGAATTCGCCTATTCGCGCGCCATGGTCGCGGAAGGGCGCACCGTCGGCGTGATCGTGGTTGGCGCGGATCTGTCGCGGATCGTGCGCAGCTGGGCCGGGATTTCGGATGCGGTCGCGGTCACCGACAGCAATGGCACGATCATTCTGGCGACCGAGCCGCGCTGGCGCGGCCTGACGCTGCCCGAGGCTTTAGAGGTCCGCTCGGCGCCCTCGGCGATTGCTCGGGCCTTTCAGGTGACCGCCGATTGGACCGCCGTGCCGCCCGATGCTTATGTCGCGGGCAAGGCGGTGATGCAGTCGGAAACCCGCATTCCCTTCCGCGGCTGGAAGATGATTTCCTTCACCACCTACGATTCGGTGCGCGAGCGCGTGAATGCGGTTCTGGCGCTGGAAATCATGGGCTTTGCCATCCTGCTCGCGGGGCTTTTCTTCCTGATGTCGCGCCGCGCGCGCGTCGAAAGCCGCGCCTATATGCGCGAATCGGCCGACCTGCGCGCGCTGAACCAGCGCCTGACGCTGGAGATCGCCGAGCGCGAGAGGATGCAAAAAGAGCTGCGCGTCGCCGAGCAAACCGTCCAGCAAAGCTCGAAACTCGCGGCACTTGGCGAAATGTCGGCGGGCGTCAGCCATGAGCTGAACCAACCTCTGGCCGCGATGAAGACCTATCTCGCCGGCGCGCGCGTCCTGCTGCAACGCGGGCGCAGCGAAGAGGCGATGTCGAGTTTCCAGCGCATCGACGATCTGATCGAGCGCATGGGATCGATCACGCGCCAGCTCAAATCCTATGCCCGCAAGGGCGGCGAGGCTTTCGAACCCGTCGATCTGCGCGCCGCCTTGTCCAGCGCGCTCGCGATGATGGAGCCGCAACTGCGCTCGCGCACCATTCGGCTGTCGCGCAATCTGCCGCGCTATCCGGTGATGGTCTATTGCGACCGCATTCGGCTTGAGCAGGTGATCATCAACCTCTTGCGCAATGCGATCGACGCTATCAAATCGGTGAAAGAGCCGATGATCGAGATCGAAGTCAACTCGGGCGCTCACGCCTATTTGTCCGTTCGCGACAACGGTCCGGGTGTATCCGATCTTGAGAAACTGTTTGAACCTTTCTTCACGACGAAGAAACCGGGCGAGGGCACAGGGCTCGGGCTCGCGATTTCTTCTGGCATCGTGTCGGATTTTGGGGGCAGGCTGACTGCCCATAACCTGTCGGGGGATGGTGGCTCGGGCGCGGTCTTCGAAATGGAGCTGCCCTTGCACCAACCCGGAAGCGAAGCTCGTAAGCCTGTGGCCGCCGAGTGA
- the purQ gene encoding phosphoribosylformylglycinamidine synthase subunit PurQ produces the protein MKAAVITFPGSNCDRDLAVALTRAGAEVTKVWHKDDSLPAGTDLVAVPGGFSFGDYLRCGAIAAHSPIAKAVREHAARGGYVIGICNGFQVLTELNLLPGALMRNAGLKFICREVGLRVETSASDFTSGYAKGQEIRLPVAHHDGNFQIDAEGLAQLKDQDRIAFTYAPAINGSVADIAGVLSENRRVLGMMPHPERAAEAEHGNTDGARLFAALVGGLVAA, from the coding sequence ATGAAAGCTGCCGTCATCACCTTTCCCGGCTCGAACTGCGACCGCGACCTTGCCGTGGCGCTGACCCGCGCCGGGGCCGAGGTCACGAAGGTCTGGCACAAGGACGACAGCCTGCCCGCCGGGACCGATCTGGTCGCTGTGCCGGGTGGCTTCAGCTTCGGCGATTATCTGCGCTGCGGCGCGATTGCCGCCCATTCGCCGATCGCCAAAGCAGTGCGCGAACACGCCGCGCGGGGCGGCTATGTCATCGGCATCTGTAACGGCTTTCAGGTTCTGACCGAGCTGAACCTTCTGCCGGGCGCGCTGATGCGCAATGCCGGGCTCAAGTTTATCTGCCGCGAGGTTGGGCTGCGCGTCGAGACCTCGGCCAGCGATTTCACCTCGGGCTATGCCAAGGGGCAGGAGATCCGCCTGCCGGTCGCCCATCACGACGGCAATTTCCAGATTGACGCCGAGGGTCTGGCCCAGCTGAAGGACCAGGACCGCATCGCCTTCACCTATGCGCCGGCCATCAACGGTTCGGTCGCCGATATTGCCGGGGTTCTGTCAGAGAACCGCCGGGTTCTGGGCATGATGCCCCACCCCGAGCGCGCGGCGGAAGCCGAGCATGGCAATACGGATGGCGCGCGGCTCTTCGCGGCACTGGTTGGAGGGCTTGTCGCTGCCTGA
- a CDS encoding NADP-dependent isocitrate dehydrogenase, giving the protein MSKIKVANPVVELDGDEMTRIIWDFIKQKLILPYLDVDLKYYDLGIEHRDATNDQVTVDAANAIKQYGVGVKCATITPDEARVEEFGLKKMWKSPNGTIRNILGGVIFREPIICSNVPRLVPHWTKPIVVGRHAFGDQYKATDFRFPGKGTLSIKFVGDDGETIEHEVYQAPGSGVAMAMYNLDESIRDFARASLNYGLQRGYPVYLSTKNTILKAYDGRFKDIFAEIYAAEFEEEFKKAGIFYEHRLIDDMVASALKWSGGYVWACKNYDGDVQSDIVAQGFGSLGLMTSVLMTPDGKVVESEAAHGTVTRHYREHQKGKQTSTNSIASIFAWTGGLKHRAKLDNNTALLNFAKTLERVTVQAVEDGHMTKDLALLVGPDQKWLTTMGYLEKVDQYLNKALQG; this is encoded by the coding sequence ATGTCGAAGATCAAGGTAGCCAATCCTGTCGTCGAACTCGACGGCGACGAAATGACCCGGATCATCTGGGATTTCATCAAGCAAAAGCTGATCCTGCCCTATCTCGACGTCGATCTGAAATATTACGATCTGGGCATCGAGCACCGCGACGCGACCAATGACCAAGTCACGGTCGATGCGGCCAATGCGATCAAGCAATATGGCGTTGGCGTTAAATGCGCGACCATCACCCCGGATGAAGCCCGCGTCGAGGAATTCGGCCTCAAGAAAATGTGGAAATCGCCCAACGGCACGATCCGCAACATTCTGGGCGGCGTGATCTTCCGCGAGCCGATCATCTGCTCGAACGTGCCGCGTCTGGTGCCGCATTGGACGAAGCCGATCGTCGTCGGCCGCCATGCCTTCGGCGACCAATACAAAGCCACCGATTTCCGCTTCCCGGGCAAAGGCACGCTCTCGATCAAATTCGTCGGCGATGACGGCGAGACCATCGAGCACGAAGTCTATCAGGCGCCGGGTTCGGGCGTCGCCATGGCGATGTACAACCTCGACGAATCGATCCGCGACTTTGCGCGCGCTTCGCTGAACTATGGTCTGCAGCGCGGCTATCCGGTCTATCTCTCGACCAAGAACACCATCCTGAAAGCCTATGACGGCCGCTTCAAGGACATCTTCGCCGAGATCTATGCCGCTGAATTCGAAGAAGAGTTCAAGAAGGCCGGTATCTTCTACGAGCACCGCCTGATCGACGATATGGTCGCCTCGGCGCTGAAATGGTCGGGCGGCTATGTCTGGGCCTGCAAGAACTACGACGGCGACGTTCAGTCCGATATCGTGGCGCAGGGCTTCGGCTCGCTTGGCCTGATGACCTCGGTCCTGATGACCCCCGATGGAAAGGTCGTCGAATCCGAGGCCGCCCACGGCACGGTGACGCGCCACTACCGCGAGCATCAGAAGGGCAAGCAGACCTCAACGAACTCGATCGCCTCGATCTTTGCCTGGACCGGCGGCCTCAAGCATCGCGCGAAACTCGACAACAACACCGCGCTTCTGAACTTCGCCAAGACGCTGGAGCGTGTGACCGTGCAGGCGGTGGAAGACGGCCATATGACCAAAGACCTCGCGCTTCTGGTCGGGCCGGATCAGAAATGGCTGACCACGATGGGCTATCTCGAAAAGGTCGACCAATATCTCAACAAAGCTCTGCAGGGCTGA
- a CDS encoding HD domain-containing protein, with the protein MTDISPLFAFLTEADRLKGVERANVLMDNSRLENSAEHSWHVALYAMVFAEPGLDLDRVLAMILLHDLVEIDCGDHPIHLPHDLEAVACAEDAAAVRLFGLLPDGADYLALWREFEAAETPEARFAKRMDHIQPLFQVLQSPEPRPDHVKIVRDNLATGRVARFATEWPEAAVHFRALLDGQPMPEGDFARRLAFLANADRLKTVLRAGILCDGSRRENTAEHSWHLALYALILGGLAGPGVSVARVIKMLILHDIIEIDTGDVPLHSQGGTAHASDEQVGKERRAADRIYGLLPDAQGAEFRALWDEFEAAETPDAIFGKALDRAQPVALNIACGGGTWVEYDVTYDQLYQRVAVKIERGAPALWAFLREKAVPILAEIAERRG; encoded by the coding sequence ATGACCGACATCAGCCCGCTTTTCGCCTTTCTGACCGAAGCCGACCGGCTCAAGGGGGTCGAGCGGGCGAATGTGCTGATGGACAATTCCCGGCTCGAAAATTCGGCCGAGCACAGCTGGCATGTCGCGCTTTATGCGATGGTCTTTGCCGAGCCGGGTCTGGATCTCGACCGGGTGCTGGCGATGATCTTGCTCCATGATCTGGTCGAGATCGATTGCGGCGATCATCCGATCCACCTTCCCCATGACCTTGAAGCGGTGGCCTGCGCCGAGGATGCCGCAGCCGTCCGGCTTTTCGGGCTTTTGCCCGATGGCGCGGATTATCTGGCGCTCTGGCGCGAATTCGAGGCGGCCGAGACCCCCGAGGCGCGCTTTGCCAAGCGCATGGACCACATCCAGCCGCTCTTTCAAGTGCTGCAATCGCCCGAGCCGCGCCCGGACCATGTCAAGATCGTGCGCGACAATCTGGCGACGGGCCGCGTGGCGCGGTTTGCGACGGAATGGCCCGAGGCCGCCGTCCATTTCCGCGCGCTTCTGGACGGCCAGCCCATGCCAGAGGGCGATTTCGCCCGCCGACTGGCCTTTCTCGCCAATGCCGACCGGCTGAAGACCGTGCTGCGCGCGGGGATCCTCTGTGACGGCTCGCGGCGCGAGAACACCGCTGAGCACAGCTGGCACTTAGCGCTTTACGCGCTGATCCTCGGCGGTCTTGCGGGCCCGGGCGTGTCGGTCGCGCGTGTCATCAAAATGTTGATCCTCCATGACATCATCGAGATCGACACCGGCGATGTGCCGCTTCATTCGCAGGGCGGGACCGCACATGCCTCGGACGAGCAGGTCGGCAAAGAGCGCCGCGCCGCAGATCGCATCTATGGGCTTTTGCCCGATGCGCAGGGGGCCGAATTCCGCGCGCTTTGGGACGAGTTCGAGGCGGCCGAGACGCCGGATGCGATCTTTGGCAAGGCGCTCGACCGCGCCCAGCCGGTCGCGCTGAACATCGCCTGCGGCGGCGGCACCTGGGTCGAATATGATGTGACCTATGACCAGCTTTACCAGCGGGTCGCGGTCAAGATCGAACGCGGCGCGCCCGCGCTTTGGGCCTTTCTGCGCGAAAAGGCCGTGCCGATCCTGGCAGAGATCGCGGAGCGCCGGGGCTAG
- a CDS encoding alpha/beta hydrolase, which translates to MPELIFPGPEGRLEGRYHPQVQRDAPIAIVLHPHPQFGGTMNNRVVYNLHYAFHKMGFTVLRFNFRGVGRSQGEFDQGIGELSDAASALDYLQAMNPNSKHCWVAGFSFGAWIGMQLLMRRPEITGFVSVAPPANMYDFSFLAPCPASGLIINGTADRVAPPKDTNSLVSKLREQKGITITHEEIEGADHFFRDDEAHMKPMIDNVQSYVRRRLTESSR; encoded by the coding sequence ATGCCCGAACTCATTTTCCCCGGTCCCGAAGGTCGTCTCGAGGGGCGTTACCACCCCCAAGTCCAGCGCGATGCCCCGATCGCGATCGTTCTGCACCCCCATCCGCAGTTCGGGGGCACGATGAACAATCGTGTCGTCTACAACCTGCATTACGCGTTCCACAAAATGGGCTTCACCGTCCTGCGTTTCAACTTCCGTGGCGTTGGCCGCAGCCAGGGCGAGTTCGATCAGGGCATTGGCGAGCTGTCGGATGCCGCCTCGGCGCTCGATTACCTGCAAGCGATGAACCCGAATTCCAAGCATTGCTGGGTCGCGGGCTTTTCCTTCGGCGCCTGGATCGGGATGCAGCTTCTGATGCGCCGCCCCGAGATCACGGGCTTCGTCTCGGTTGCGCCGCCGGCGAATATGTATGACTTCAGCTTCCTCGCGCCGTGCCCGGCCTCGGGGCTGATCATCAATGGCACCGCCGACCGCGTGGCGCCGCCCAAGGACACGAATTCGCTCGTCAGCAAGCTGCGCGAGCAAAAGGGCATCACGATCACCCATGAGGAAATCGAAGGCGCAGATCACTTCTTCCGCGACGACGAGGCCCATATGAAGCCGATGATCGACAATGTCCAAAGCTACGTCCGTCGCCGTCTGACCGAGTCGAGCCGGTGA
- the iscR gene encoding Fe-S cluster assembly transcriptional regulator IscR, with product MKLSTKGRYAIIALVDLAIAKSDDLTSLAEISQRQDISLPYLEQLFVRLRRAGLVESVRGPGGGYRLAKAPETIRVAEILEAVDETVSAMHVGAGATGGVSGSRAQTLSNRLWESLSAHVYVFLHNATLADVAKNTLLPCPALPKLFQVVDE from the coding sequence ATGAAACTGTCAACGAAAGGGCGCTACGCAATCATCGCGCTCGTGGATCTCGCAATCGCGAAGTCGGATGATCTGACCTCGCTGGCCGAGATTTCCCAACGGCAAGACATCTCGCTGCCCTATCTCGAACAGCTTTTCGTGCGCCTGCGCCGCGCCGGTCTGGTCGAATCGGTGCGCGGTCCGGGCGGCGGCTACCGTCTGGCGAAGGCACCCGAGACGATCCGCGTGGCCGAGATCCTCGAAGCGGTCGATGAAACCGTCAGCGCCATGCATGTCGGTGCAGGCGCGACGGGCGGCGTGTCGGGCTCGCGCGCACAGACCTTGTCGAACCGGCTGTGGGAAAGCCTTTCGGCGCATGTCTATGTCTTCCTGCACAATGCCACTTTGGCCGATGTCGCGAAGAACACGCTGCTGCCCTGCCCGGCCTTGCCGAAGCTCTTCCAGGTCGTGGACGAGTAA